The Paenibacillus sp. RUD330 genome has a segment encoding these proteins:
- a CDS encoding spore germination protein GerPE produces MIVSDTSVRTSYIGSFQLISVGLATVVHFGDTASINARSTGLAVQRQLDNRAGGEVDYAGYSLFQKPFNIVEEESPDAADVVTRTVNHSPSISVGTINIIASSGASVIVAGNAMDALMESRLKHFRQYAYSLGSSTVPDPALSEAIQTAKSENDGEGGSSPGGDSAASAHSEPISTTRDR; encoded by the coding sequence ATGATCGTATCCGACACATCGGTCCGAACCTCTTACATCGGCTCCTTTCAGCTGATCAGCGTCGGGCTGGCCACCGTCGTCCATTTCGGCGACACGGCTTCGATCAATGCCCGCTCGACCGGGCTTGCCGTCCAGCGGCAGCTCGACAACCGCGCCGGCGGAGAAGTGGACTATGCCGGATATTCCCTCTTTCAGAAGCCGTTCAACATCGTAGAGGAAGAGAGCCCCGATGCGGCGGATGTCGTCACCCGCACCGTCAACCACAGTCCTTCCATCAGCGTCGGCACGATCAACATCATCGCCTCCAGCGGAGCCTCGGTCATCGTTGCGGGCAATGCGATGGATGCGCTCATGGAATCCAGGCTCAAGCATTTCAGGCAGTATGCCTACAGCCTCGGCTCATCGACCGTTCCCGACCCGGCCCTGTCGGAAGCCATCCAGACGGCGAAAAGCGAAAACGACGGAGAAGGCGGAAGCTCACCGGGCGGGGATTCCGCAGCGTCCGCCCATTCCGAGCCCATATCGACGACCCGGGACAGATGA
- a CDS encoding helix-turn-helix domain-containing protein, with amino-acid sequence MDDTNCAPSGFKLKDTGFDYTLSVLGGKYKMTLLYWLSEYKVMRFNELQRGIGSISFKTLSVMLKELEADGLVRREEFPQIPPKVEYSLTERGQSLIPVMDMMCGWGEKNGKPAMQEEAGHLPT; translated from the coding sequence ATGGATGATACAAACTGCGCTCCGTCCGGCTTCAAGCTGAAGGACACCGGCTTCGACTACACCTTGTCCGTCCTAGGCGGCAAATATAAAATGACCCTGTTGTACTGGCTCTCCGAATATAAGGTCATGCGCTTCAACGAGCTGCAGCGGGGAATCGGATCCATATCCTTTAAAACCTTATCCGTCATGCTGAAGGAGCTGGAGGCGGACGGTCTCGTCCGGCGCGAAGAATTCCCCCAGATTCCTCCTAAAGTGGAGTATTCCTTGACCGAGAGAGGCCAGTCGCTCATTCCGGTGATGGATATGATGTGCGGCTGGGGAGAGAAGAACGGCAAGCCGGCCATGCAGGAGGAAGCCGGCCATCTTCCGACATAG
- a CDS encoding methyltransferase domain-containing protein, with translation MTRDAQYFNQGEASNYDALIGAQPSLLPVLRELADPRGKRIADLGAGTGRLTLQVLPAAASVAAVDSSEQMLDRLREKAGPQPEGKLKLAVADHACTGLDSCGYDLILGGWSICYGVAPSLPGWERRLAAISSEMSRIGISGGDVVLFENYGTAVAEPAPPEHLLPYFRSLEERYGFKRSVVRVDYRFADASEAAARTGAFFGPETAEKVRRNGWSTVPEYAGVWHRKLE, from the coding sequence ATGACTAGAGATGCACAGTACTTCAATCAGGGAGAAGCGTCCAATTACGACGCGCTCATCGGCGCCCAGCCGAGCCTGCTTCCGGTTTTGCGGGAGCTGGCTGATCCGAGAGGCAAGCGGATCGCGGATTTAGGCGCAGGTACCGGCCGTCTGACGCTTCAGGTTCTGCCCGCGGCGGCTTCCGTCGCGGCGGTGGACTCATCGGAGCAAATGCTGGACAGGCTTCGGGAGAAGGCGGGCCCGCAGCCCGAAGGCAAGCTGAAGCTGGCCGTGGCCGATCATGCCTGCACGGGGCTGGACAGCTGTGGCTACGATCTCATTTTAGGCGGCTGGTCGATCTGCTACGGCGTGGCTCCGTCACTGCCGGGATGGGAGCGGAGGCTGGCGGCGATAAGTTCGGAGATGAGCCGGATCGGGATCTCCGGAGGCGACGTCGTGCTGTTCGAGAATTATGGAACGGCTGTAGCAGAGCCTGCGCCGCCGGAGCATCTGCTGCCTTATTTCCGAAGCCTAGAAGAGCGGTACGGATTCAAGCGGAGCGTCGTCCGCGTCGATTACCGATTCGCGGATGCTTCGGAGGCTGCGGCGAGGACGGGCGCTTTTTTCGGGCCGGAGACGGCCGAGAAGGTCAGGCGGAACGGCTGGAGCACCGTGCCGGAATATGCCGGCGTGTGGCATCGCAAGCTGGAGTAG
- a CDS encoding glycoside hydrolase family 15 protein → MARHLVIGNGKMLLNLDHNSYIRDIYYPYVGQLNHVGGQYCRLGIWTEGQFSWLEDSAWESKLDYVEDSLVTNVSARHGGLQTELQMNDGIHQRECIYLKRVVIRNLSDREREYRLFFHQDLMIDGSEVGDTAAYYPDNHTLFHYKRSSYFMFNGFSDEGGMTQYSTGIKRFHSAEGTWRDAEDGILMGNAIAQGSVDSTISFRTVVPAGGEKTVYYWMSIGKSLEEVKELNQYVQENHPEKLLSRIVIYWNHWLGRAERDLGDLPPEVGRMFRLSLLMVRTQTDERGAIIAANDTDILQYNRDHYSYMWPRDGALVADAMSLAGYQSVIAPFFHFCSQALTPEGYLYHKFNPDGTVGSSWHPYMVQGTKRLPIQEDETALVLFALWRDYKRHQVIELPQSLYSSLIRKSAAFLSSYMEHSMSLPKPSYDLWEERYGIWTYTTASVYGGLMAASFFTELFGDYERSDHYRRTAEEIKQGMLTHLWDEDSGRFARGLVQKDGRWVKDMTLESSLFAVLEFGVLPASDHRVVGTMEAIREGLAVRTDVGGIARYTNDYYFQQSGEIDRVPGNPWIICTLWVANFEIESATSLADLEAPRRTLEWVVRQSLESGVLPEQLNPYDGSPLSVAPLTWSHATFVQSVSKYAAKYKELAGSAGAV, encoded by the coding sequence ATGGCCCGTCACCTTGTAATCGGCAACGGAAAAATGCTTCTCAACCTTGACCATAACAGCTATATCCGGGATATCTATTATCCCTACGTCGGACAGCTCAATCATGTCGGCGGCCAATATTGCCGCCTCGGCATCTGGACCGAGGGACAATTCAGCTGGCTGGAGGACTCGGCCTGGGAGTCCAAGCTCGACTATGTCGAGGATTCCCTCGTCACCAACGTCAGCGCCCGCCATGGCGGGCTCCAGACGGAGCTGCAGATGAACGACGGCATCCATCAGCGCGAGTGCATCTACCTCAAGCGCGTCGTCATCCGCAACCTGTCGGACAGGGAAAGGGAATACCGGCTGTTCTTCCACCAGGATCTCATGATCGACGGATCCGAGGTGGGCGATACGGCCGCCTACTACCCCGACAACCATACGCTGTTCCACTACAAGCGCTCGTCGTATTTCATGTTCAACGGTTTTTCCGACGAGGGCGGCATGACCCAGTATTCGACCGGGATCAAGCGGTTCCATTCGGCGGAAGGAACATGGAGGGATGCCGAGGACGGCATCCTCATGGGCAATGCGATCGCTCAAGGCTCTGTCGACAGCACGATCAGCTTCCGCACCGTCGTTCCGGCGGGCGGCGAGAAGACGGTCTATTACTGGATGTCGATCGGCAAGAGCCTGGAAGAAGTCAAGGAGCTGAACCAGTACGTCCAGGAGAACCATCCCGAGAAGCTGCTCAGCCGGATCGTCATCTACTGGAACCACTGGCTGGGACGGGCGGAGAGGGATCTGGGCGACCTGCCTCCGGAAGTGGGACGGATGTTCCGACTCAGCCTGCTCATGGTGCGGACGCAGACGGACGAGCGGGGAGCGATCATCGCGGCCAACGACACCGATATCCTGCAGTACAACCGGGACCATTACAGCTACATGTGGCCTCGGGATGGAGCGCTGGTCGCCGATGCGATGTCTCTGGCAGGCTATCAGAGCGTGATCGCGCCGTTCTTCCACTTCTGCTCGCAGGCGCTTACGCCGGAAGGATACCTGTACCATAAGTTCAATCCGGACGGCACGGTAGGCTCAAGCTGGCATCCGTACATGGTCCAGGGAACCAAGCGGCTTCCGATCCAGGAAGACGAGACGGCGCTTGTCCTGTTCGCGCTCTGGAGAGACTACAAGCGCCATCAGGTCATCGAGCTGCCCCAATCGCTGTACAGCAGCCTCATCCGCAAGTCGGCCGCCTTCCTGAGCAGCTATATGGAGCATTCCATGTCGCTGCCCAAGCCGAGCTACGACCTGTGGGAGGAACGCTACGGCATCTGGACCTATACGACCGCTTCCGTCTACGGCGGGCTCATGGCGGCGAGCTTCTTCACGGAGCTGTTCGGCGACTACGAGCGCAGCGACCATTACCGCCGGACGGCCGAGGAGATCAAGCAGGGCATGCTCACTCATCTGTGGGATGAGGACAGCGGCCGGTTCGCCCGCGGACTCGTGCAGAAGGACGGGCGCTGGGTGAAGGACATGACGCTGGAGAGCAGCCTGTTCGCCGTGCTGGAGTTCGGCGTCCTGCCGGCAAGCGACCACCGTGTCGTCGGCACGATGGAGGCGATTCGGGAAGGGCTGGCGGTGCGCACCGACGTCGGCGGCATCGCCCGCTATACGAACGATTATTATTTCCAGCAATCCGGAGAGATTGACCGGGTTCCGGGCAACCCATGGATCATATGCACGCTGTGGGTAGCCAACTTCGAGATCGAGTCGGCGACGAGCCTGGCCGATCTGGAGGCTCCGAGGCGCACGCTGGAGTGGGTCGTCCGCCAGTCGCTGGAGAGCGGCGTCCTGCCGGAGCAGCTCAATCCCTATGACGGCTCGCCGCTGTCCGTCGCTCCGCTCACCTGGTCGCATGCGACCTTCGTGCAGAGCGTGAGCAAGTACGCGGCCAAGTACAAGGAGCTTGCGGGAAGCGCAGGCGCTGTATAA
- a CDS encoding GNAT family N-acetyltransferase, whose protein sequence is MKRLETDRLILRTAEPGDAAAVASYARRNREFLEPWEPLRDESFYTLTAQRKMLEADRAEIEAGRMCKLWIFLKEAPDTVIGSVALSNIIRGVFQNSTLGYRLDSGLLGRGYMPEAVKAMVDYGFGALRLHRIEANIIPRNEASLSVVRKLGFQEEGLARKYLKINGKWEDHYHMVLLNEALEAEEEREAGRSSR, encoded by the coding sequence ATGAAAAGACTGGAGACGGATCGATTGATTCTGCGGACGGCGGAGCCGGGGGATGCCGCTGCCGTGGCTTCGTATGCGCGCCGCAACCGCGAGTTTCTGGAGCCGTGGGAGCCGCTGCGAGACGAATCCTTCTACACCTTGACCGCGCAGCGGAAAATGCTGGAGGCGGACCGGGCCGAAATCGAAGCGGGCAGAATGTGCAAGCTGTGGATTTTCTTGAAGGAAGCTCCCGATACCGTCATCGGCTCGGTCGCTCTCAGCAATATCATCCGGGGCGTGTTCCAGAACAGTACGCTGGGCTATCGCCTGGACAGCGGACTGCTGGGCAGAGGATATATGCCGGAAGCCGTCAAGGCGATGGTCGACTACGGCTTCGGCGCCTTGCGGCTGCACCGGATCGAGGCCAACATCATTCCGCGCAACGAAGCCTCTCTCTCGGTCGTGCGCAAGCTGGGGTTCCAGGAAGAGGGACTGGCCCGCAAATATTTGAAGATCAACGGAAAATGGGAGGACCATTATCATATGGTGCTGCTCAATGAAGCTCTCGAAGCGGAAGAAGAGCGGGAAGCCGGCCGCTCCAGCCGCTAG
- a CDS encoding NAD(P)H-dependent oxidoreductase, whose protein sequence is MKTLVVVTHPGIDTSVVNRRWMEELRKYPDRYTVHELYKVYPDGVIQVDKEQELIEAHGHLVLQFPIYWFSSPPLLKKWLDEVLTYGWAYGSKGDKLRNRKTALAVTAGGNELDYSEEGKSRYGLDRILSPFDVTFRYCGADYRSFHVFYGAEYDTVDNADYSKRLDESAQGYIEFLDRL, encoded by the coding sequence ATGAAAACACTTGTCGTCGTCACGCATCCCGGCATCGATACATCCGTCGTCAACCGGCGCTGGATGGAGGAGCTGCGCAAATACCCCGATCGCTACACGGTCCATGAGCTGTATAAAGTCTATCCGGATGGAGTTATCCAGGTGGACAAGGAGCAGGAGCTGATTGAAGCGCATGGCCATCTTGTCCTGCAATTCCCGATCTACTGGTTCAGTTCTCCGCCGCTGCTTAAAAAGTGGCTGGACGAAGTGCTCACCTACGGATGGGCGTACGGGTCGAAGGGAGACAAGCTGAGAAATCGGAAAACGGCCTTGGCCGTAACCGCAGGCGGAAATGAGCTCGATTATAGCGAAGAAGGAAAGAGCCGCTACGGGCTTGACCGGATTCTGTCTCCCTTCGATGTGACGTTCCGGTATTGCGGAGCCGATTATCGCTCTTTCCACGTCTTCTACGGCGCCGAATACGACACGGTGGACAATGCGGACTACTCAAAGAGGCTGGACGAAAGCGCACAGGGCTATATTGAATTTCTCGACCGGCTGTAA